Proteins encoded by one window of Musa acuminata AAA Group cultivar baxijiao chromosome BXJ2-9, Cavendish_Baxijiao_AAA, whole genome shotgun sequence:
- the LOC135622324 gene encoding protein FAR1-RELATED SEQUENCE 6-like isoform X3 encodes MPCISRVIRRFRSLSRSPPFPTPHHASSLHSYGELSIRWMEPEEGLSSSGDTSDEIIDEQEMESSAENKNEKGTENILEDNAIMTIDKNEHEAEHRLEDCATMTLEKNEQEAENQFKNDATATLHNKEQGIQNRLEDDTIVPLKKNEQETLLEDNAVINPPVRGMTFYSLDALVEYYNNYAKQEGFGIMRRAISFSADGKSKFVTIACSRVGKSYSSKRNILNPNPLKKTGCKARVNATVFESGSCRVNSVVLEHNHVLFPSKSCFFLCNRKINYDVKTMLEINNVEGVDISKSSQSVIAQSKGPENVSTLGKNCRNTVEKAKRLRLEVGDAESMYDYFVRMQAKNSNFFYVMDIDCKSHIRNVFWADARCRAAYEEFGDVVMFDTSYLTNKYNMPLSTFVGVNHHGQAILFGCGLLLDEEVETFIWLFKTWLSCMSGCAPIAIITTQSEAIRKAVEIVFPDTRHSWCLWHILKTVPENLGSYEMCEPITNAIQHAVYDASTKKEFEDSWADIIKAFKELESNEWLTNLYEERNYWVPAFGKDTFWAGMLSTQHGETMNPFFDGNVSSTSTIKQFLEQYNDIFKSKVQKENQADIQSFNSQIPCVTHFPIEKQFQQVYTIEKFKEFQQEVIAKLYCEVCLVREMDGVLEFSVSEILAVGEENNQHHRTLDYKVYFNKEEKEINCSCCLFEFRGILCRHIVSVLIKIQSDITVSSKYVLSRWRKDLSRHHTRVKVCHDDWSSNFEGQRYHYLLKKFDDAADLAVASDDACKILWNCIDDFQQKLKVNDAVNGNNKPSLTSGAKSAGCEDTGESFGSVIDKSKLFSPIPITVGWQGCPSTKRKVSTVEQAAKKLTCTRTNGQCETSKEKGNKFQASEMKQVADDEGDGIDMLRSHVVVDIDSQESINIQANSQVGPIFDQYYGQATATKQEIKKPRLDSS; translated from the exons ATGCCGTGCATTTCCCGAGTGATCAGAAGGTTTCGATCCCTTTCGAGGTCCCCTCCCTTCCCCACTCCCCATCATGCTTCCTCTTTGCACAGCTACGGCGAATTGAGCATAAGGTGG ATGGAGCCAGAGGAGGGCCTTTCTTCATCTGGAGATACCAGTGATGAGATAATAGATGAGCAAGAAATGGAGAGTTCAGCAGAAAACAAGAATGAGAAAGGAACGGAAAATATATTGGAAGATAATGCAATTATGACTATAGATAAGAATGAGCATGAGGCCGAACATAGATTGGAAGATTGTGCAACTATGACTCTAGAAAAGAATGAGCAAGAGGCAGAAAATCAATTCAAAAATGATGCAACTGCAACTTTACATAATAAAGAGCAAGGGATACAAAATAGATTGGAGGATGACACAATTGTACCTCTTAAAAAGAATGAGCAAGAGACATTATTGGAGGACAATGCAGTAATAAACCCCCCTGTGCGTGGGATGACATTCTATTCTTTGGATGCTCTTGTtgaatattataataattatgcTAAGCAGGAAGGTTTTGGGATCATGAGAAGAGCAATATCATTTTCCGCTGATGGAAAATCAAAGTTTGTTACTATTGCTTGCTCTCGAGTAGGGAAATCATACTCTTCTAAACGTAAtatccttaatcctaaccctttgAAAAAAACTGGATGCAAGGCTAGAGTTAATGCTACAGTGTTTGAAAGTGGGAGTTGCAGAGTTAATTCTGTTGTTCTGGAACACAATCATGTGCTGTTTCCAAGTAAGTCATGTTTCTTTTTATGCAATAGGAAAATCAATTATGATGTGAAGACTATGCTTGAAATAAATAATGTTGAGGGAGTTGACATCagtaagagctctcagtctgtcatcgCCCAATCTAAAGGTCCCGAGAATGTCTCAACTTTAGGAAAAAACTGCAGAAATACTGTTGAGAAGGCAAAGAGGTTGCGGCTTGAGGTTGGAGATGCAGAATCAATGTATGATTACTTTGTTCGGATGCAAGCTAAGAATTCAAATTTCTTCTACGTTATGGATATTGATTGCAAATCTCATATTAGAAATGTATTCTGGGCAGATGCAAGGTGTAGGGCAGCATATGAAGAGTTTGGTGATGTTGTTATGTTCGATACATCATACTTGACAAATAAGTACAACATGCCCTTGTCAACTTTTGTAGGGGTAAACCATCATGGCCAGGCAATTTTGTTTGGATGTGGATTGTTATTAGATGAGGAGGTAGAGACATTTATCTGGCTGTTTAAAACTTGGCTATCATGCATGTCTGGATGTGCTCCAATAGCCATCATCACAACTCAGTCAGAAGCAATAAGGAAAGCAGTTGAGATCGTATTCCCTGACACTCGACATAGTTGGTGTTTGTGGCATATACTGAAGACAGTACCAGAGAATTTGGGGAGTTACGAAATGTGTGAACCCATAACAAATGCCATACAACATGCTGTTTATGATGCTTCAACAAAGAAAGAATTTGAGGACAGCTGGGCTGACATCATTAAAGCGTTTAAGGAGCTTGAAAGTAACGAATGGCTAACTAATTTATATGAAGAAAGGAATTATTGGGTTCCAGCTTTTGGGAAAGATACATTTTGGGCTGGAATGTTGTCCACACAGCACGGTGAAACCATGAATCCATTCTTTGATGGGAATGTGAGCTCCACGTCAACCATAAAGCAGTTCCTTGAGCAGTACAATGACATATTCAAGAGTAAGGTTCAGAAGGAAAACCAAGCAGATATTCAGTCTTTCAATTCGCAGATTCCTTGTGTAACTCATTTCCCCATAGAAAAGCAATTTCAACAGGTTTACACCATTGAGAAGTTTAAGGAATTTCAACAAGAGGTGATAGCGAAGCTATATTGTGAAGTATGCTTGGTAAGAGAGATGGATGGTGTGCTTGAATTCAGTGTGTCTGAGATTTTGGCTGTTGGAGAAGAAAATAATCAACATCATAGAACACTTGATTACAAAGTCTATTTTaacaaagaggagaaagaaattaATTGTTCTTGTTGCCTGTTTGAGTTTAGAGGAATCTTATGTAGGCATATAGTCTCTGTTCTTATTAAGATCCAGTCAGATATTACTGTTTCTTCCAAGTATGTTTTATCAAGATGGAGGAAGGATTTGAGTAGGCATCACACAAGGGTTAAAGTTTGTCATGATGATTGGAGTAGCAATTTCGAAGGCCAGCGATATCATTATCTTCTTAAGAAATTTGATGATGCAGCAGATTTGGCTGTGGCATCTGATGATGCCTGCAAAATATTGTGGAATTGTATTGATGATTTTCAGCAGAAGTTAAAGGTAAATGATGCAGTAAATGGGAACAATAAACCCAGTCTAACAAGTGGTGCTAAATCTGCTGGCTGTGAAGATACGGGTGAGTCCTTCGGGAGTGTGATTGATAAGAGTAAACTATTTAGCCCTATTCCTATAACCGTTGGATGGCAGGGATgtccatcaacaaaaagaaaggtGTCTACAGTTGAGCAAGCTGCAAAGAAATTAACTTGTACAAGGACTAATGGCCAATGCGAAACAAGTAAAGAGAAGGGGAATAAG TTTCAGGCCTCAGAAATGAAGCAAGTTGCTGATGATGAAGGAGATGGAATTGATATGCTGAGATCCCACGTAGTAGTTGATATTGACTCACAAGAAAGCATTAATATTCAG GCAAATTCACAAGTTGGCCCCATCTTTGATCAATATTATGGTCAGGCTACTGCAACTAAACAAG AAATAAAGAAGCCAAGGCTGGACTCATCATAG
- the LOC135622324 gene encoding protein FAR1-RELATED SEQUENCE 6-like isoform X1 gives MPCISRVIRRFRSLSRSPPFPTPHHASSLHSYGELSIRWMEPEEGLSSSGDTSDEIIDEQEMESSAENKNEKGTENILEDNAIMTIDKNEHEAEHRLEDCATMTLEKNEQEAENQFKNDATATLHNKEQGIQNRLEDDTIVPLKKNEQETLLEDNAVINPPVRGMTFYSLDALVEYYNNYAKQEGFGIMRRAISFSADGKSKFVTIACSRVGKSYSSKRNILNPNPLKKTGCKARVNATVFESGSCRVNSVVLEHNHVLFPSKSCFFLCNRKINYDVKTMLEINNVEGVDISKSSQSVIAQSKGPENVSTLGKNCRNTVEKAKRLRLEVGDAESMYDYFVRMQAKNSNFFYVMDIDCKSHIRNVFWADARCRAAYEEFGDVVMFDTSYLTNKYNMPLSTFVGVNHHGQAILFGCGLLLDEEVETFIWLFKTWLSCMSGCAPIAIITTQSEAIRKAVEIVFPDTRHSWCLWHILKTVPENLGSYEMCEPITNAIQHAVYDASTKKEFEDSWADIIKAFKELESNEWLTNLYEERNYWVPAFGKDTFWAGMLSTQHGETMNPFFDGNVSSTSTIKQFLEQYNDIFKSKVQKENQADIQSFNSQIPCVTHFPIEKQFQQVYTIEKFKEFQQEVIAKLYCEVCLVREMDGVLEFSVSEILAVGEENNQHHRTLDYKVYFNKEEKEINCSCCLFEFRGILCRHIVSVLIKIQSDITVSSKYVLSRWRKDLSRHHTRVKVCHDDWSSNFEGQRYHYLLKKFDDAADLAVASDDACKILWNCIDDFQQKLKVNDAVNGNNKPSLTSGAKSAGCEDTGESFGSVIDKSKLFSPIPITVGWQGCPSTKRKVSTVEQAAKKLTCTRTNGQCETSKEKGNKFQASEMKQVADDEGDGIDMLRSHVVVDIDSQESINIQANSQVGPIFDQYYGQATATKQEAKAGLIIEPFMDHPRNMKNTG, from the exons ATGCCGTGCATTTCCCGAGTGATCAGAAGGTTTCGATCCCTTTCGAGGTCCCCTCCCTTCCCCACTCCCCATCATGCTTCCTCTTTGCACAGCTACGGCGAATTGAGCATAAGGTGG ATGGAGCCAGAGGAGGGCCTTTCTTCATCTGGAGATACCAGTGATGAGATAATAGATGAGCAAGAAATGGAGAGTTCAGCAGAAAACAAGAATGAGAAAGGAACGGAAAATATATTGGAAGATAATGCAATTATGACTATAGATAAGAATGAGCATGAGGCCGAACATAGATTGGAAGATTGTGCAACTATGACTCTAGAAAAGAATGAGCAAGAGGCAGAAAATCAATTCAAAAATGATGCAACTGCAACTTTACATAATAAAGAGCAAGGGATACAAAATAGATTGGAGGATGACACAATTGTACCTCTTAAAAAGAATGAGCAAGAGACATTATTGGAGGACAATGCAGTAATAAACCCCCCTGTGCGTGGGATGACATTCTATTCTTTGGATGCTCTTGTtgaatattataataattatgcTAAGCAGGAAGGTTTTGGGATCATGAGAAGAGCAATATCATTTTCCGCTGATGGAAAATCAAAGTTTGTTACTATTGCTTGCTCTCGAGTAGGGAAATCATACTCTTCTAAACGTAAtatccttaatcctaaccctttgAAAAAAACTGGATGCAAGGCTAGAGTTAATGCTACAGTGTTTGAAAGTGGGAGTTGCAGAGTTAATTCTGTTGTTCTGGAACACAATCATGTGCTGTTTCCAAGTAAGTCATGTTTCTTTTTATGCAATAGGAAAATCAATTATGATGTGAAGACTATGCTTGAAATAAATAATGTTGAGGGAGTTGACATCagtaagagctctcagtctgtcatcgCCCAATCTAAAGGTCCCGAGAATGTCTCAACTTTAGGAAAAAACTGCAGAAATACTGTTGAGAAGGCAAAGAGGTTGCGGCTTGAGGTTGGAGATGCAGAATCAATGTATGATTACTTTGTTCGGATGCAAGCTAAGAATTCAAATTTCTTCTACGTTATGGATATTGATTGCAAATCTCATATTAGAAATGTATTCTGGGCAGATGCAAGGTGTAGGGCAGCATATGAAGAGTTTGGTGATGTTGTTATGTTCGATACATCATACTTGACAAATAAGTACAACATGCCCTTGTCAACTTTTGTAGGGGTAAACCATCATGGCCAGGCAATTTTGTTTGGATGTGGATTGTTATTAGATGAGGAGGTAGAGACATTTATCTGGCTGTTTAAAACTTGGCTATCATGCATGTCTGGATGTGCTCCAATAGCCATCATCACAACTCAGTCAGAAGCAATAAGGAAAGCAGTTGAGATCGTATTCCCTGACACTCGACATAGTTGGTGTTTGTGGCATATACTGAAGACAGTACCAGAGAATTTGGGGAGTTACGAAATGTGTGAACCCATAACAAATGCCATACAACATGCTGTTTATGATGCTTCAACAAAGAAAGAATTTGAGGACAGCTGGGCTGACATCATTAAAGCGTTTAAGGAGCTTGAAAGTAACGAATGGCTAACTAATTTATATGAAGAAAGGAATTATTGGGTTCCAGCTTTTGGGAAAGATACATTTTGGGCTGGAATGTTGTCCACACAGCACGGTGAAACCATGAATCCATTCTTTGATGGGAATGTGAGCTCCACGTCAACCATAAAGCAGTTCCTTGAGCAGTACAATGACATATTCAAGAGTAAGGTTCAGAAGGAAAACCAAGCAGATATTCAGTCTTTCAATTCGCAGATTCCTTGTGTAACTCATTTCCCCATAGAAAAGCAATTTCAACAGGTTTACACCATTGAGAAGTTTAAGGAATTTCAACAAGAGGTGATAGCGAAGCTATATTGTGAAGTATGCTTGGTAAGAGAGATGGATGGTGTGCTTGAATTCAGTGTGTCTGAGATTTTGGCTGTTGGAGAAGAAAATAATCAACATCATAGAACACTTGATTACAAAGTCTATTTTaacaaagaggagaaagaaattaATTGTTCTTGTTGCCTGTTTGAGTTTAGAGGAATCTTATGTAGGCATATAGTCTCTGTTCTTATTAAGATCCAGTCAGATATTACTGTTTCTTCCAAGTATGTTTTATCAAGATGGAGGAAGGATTTGAGTAGGCATCACACAAGGGTTAAAGTTTGTCATGATGATTGGAGTAGCAATTTCGAAGGCCAGCGATATCATTATCTTCTTAAGAAATTTGATGATGCAGCAGATTTGGCTGTGGCATCTGATGATGCCTGCAAAATATTGTGGAATTGTATTGATGATTTTCAGCAGAAGTTAAAGGTAAATGATGCAGTAAATGGGAACAATAAACCCAGTCTAACAAGTGGTGCTAAATCTGCTGGCTGTGAAGATACGGGTGAGTCCTTCGGGAGTGTGATTGATAAGAGTAAACTATTTAGCCCTATTCCTATAACCGTTGGATGGCAGGGATgtccatcaacaaaaagaaaggtGTCTACAGTTGAGCAAGCTGCAAAGAAATTAACTTGTACAAGGACTAATGGCCAATGCGAAACAAGTAAAGAGAAGGGGAATAAG TTTCAGGCCTCAGAAATGAAGCAAGTTGCTGATGATGAAGGAGATGGAATTGATATGCTGAGATCCCACGTAGTAGTTGATATTGACTCACAAGAAAGCATTAATATTCAG GCAAATTCACAAGTTGGCCCCATCTTTGATCAATATTATGGTCAGGCTACTGCAACTAAACAAG AAGCCAAGGCTGGACTCATCATAGAACCATTCATGGATCATCCAAGGAATATGAAGAACACAGGATAA
- the LOC135622324 gene encoding protein FAR1-RELATED SEQUENCE 6-like isoform X2: MPCISRVIRRFRSLSRSPPFPTPHHASSLHSYGELSIRWMEPEEGLSSSGDTSDEIIDEQEMESSAENKNEKGTENILEDNAIMTIDKNEHEAEHRLEDCATMTLEKNEQEAENQFKNDATATLHNKEQGIQNRLEDDTIVPLKKNEQETLLEDNAVINPPVRGMTFYSLDALVEYYNNYAKQEGFGIMRRAISFSADGKSKFVTIACSRVGKSYSSKRNILNPNPLKKTGCKARVNATVFESGSCRVNSVVLEHNHVLFPSKSCFFLCNRKINYDVKTMLEINNVEGVDISKSSQSVIAQSKGPENVSTLGKNCRNTVEKAKRLRLEVGDAESMYDYFVRMQAKNSNFFYVMDIDCKSHIRNVFWADARCRAAYEEFGDVVMFDTSYLTNKYNMPLSTFVGVNHHGQAILFGCGLLLDEEVETFIWLFKTWLSCMSGCAPIAIITTQSEAIRKAVEIVFPDTRHSWCLWHILKTVPENLGSYEMCEPITNAIQHAVYDASTKKEFEDSWADIIKAFKELESNEWLTNLYEERNYWVPAFGKDTFWAGMLSTQHGETMNPFFDGNVSSTSTIKQFLEQYNDIFKSKVQKENQADIQSFNSQIPCVTHFPIEKQFQQVYTIEKFKEFQQEVIAKLYCEVCLVREMDGVLEFSVSEILAVGEENNQHHRTLDYKVYFNKEEKEINCSCCLFEFRGILCRHIVSVLIKIQSDITVSSKYVLSRWRKDLSRHHTRVKVCHDDWSSNFEGQRYHYLLKKFDDAADLAVASDDACKILWNCIDDFQQKLKVNDAVNGNNKPSLTSGAKSAGCEDTGESFGSVIDKSKLFSPIPITVGWQGCPSTKRKVSTVEQAAKKLTCTRTNGQCETSKEKGNKASEMKQVADDEGDGIDMLRSHVVVDIDSQESINIQANSQVGPIFDQYYGQATATKQEAKAGLIIEPFMDHPRNMKNTG, translated from the exons ATGCCGTGCATTTCCCGAGTGATCAGAAGGTTTCGATCCCTTTCGAGGTCCCCTCCCTTCCCCACTCCCCATCATGCTTCCTCTTTGCACAGCTACGGCGAATTGAGCATAAGGTGG ATGGAGCCAGAGGAGGGCCTTTCTTCATCTGGAGATACCAGTGATGAGATAATAGATGAGCAAGAAATGGAGAGTTCAGCAGAAAACAAGAATGAGAAAGGAACGGAAAATATATTGGAAGATAATGCAATTATGACTATAGATAAGAATGAGCATGAGGCCGAACATAGATTGGAAGATTGTGCAACTATGACTCTAGAAAAGAATGAGCAAGAGGCAGAAAATCAATTCAAAAATGATGCAACTGCAACTTTACATAATAAAGAGCAAGGGATACAAAATAGATTGGAGGATGACACAATTGTACCTCTTAAAAAGAATGAGCAAGAGACATTATTGGAGGACAATGCAGTAATAAACCCCCCTGTGCGTGGGATGACATTCTATTCTTTGGATGCTCTTGTtgaatattataataattatgcTAAGCAGGAAGGTTTTGGGATCATGAGAAGAGCAATATCATTTTCCGCTGATGGAAAATCAAAGTTTGTTACTATTGCTTGCTCTCGAGTAGGGAAATCATACTCTTCTAAACGTAAtatccttaatcctaaccctttgAAAAAAACTGGATGCAAGGCTAGAGTTAATGCTACAGTGTTTGAAAGTGGGAGTTGCAGAGTTAATTCTGTTGTTCTGGAACACAATCATGTGCTGTTTCCAAGTAAGTCATGTTTCTTTTTATGCAATAGGAAAATCAATTATGATGTGAAGACTATGCTTGAAATAAATAATGTTGAGGGAGTTGACATCagtaagagctctcagtctgtcatcgCCCAATCTAAAGGTCCCGAGAATGTCTCAACTTTAGGAAAAAACTGCAGAAATACTGTTGAGAAGGCAAAGAGGTTGCGGCTTGAGGTTGGAGATGCAGAATCAATGTATGATTACTTTGTTCGGATGCAAGCTAAGAATTCAAATTTCTTCTACGTTATGGATATTGATTGCAAATCTCATATTAGAAATGTATTCTGGGCAGATGCAAGGTGTAGGGCAGCATATGAAGAGTTTGGTGATGTTGTTATGTTCGATACATCATACTTGACAAATAAGTACAACATGCCCTTGTCAACTTTTGTAGGGGTAAACCATCATGGCCAGGCAATTTTGTTTGGATGTGGATTGTTATTAGATGAGGAGGTAGAGACATTTATCTGGCTGTTTAAAACTTGGCTATCATGCATGTCTGGATGTGCTCCAATAGCCATCATCACAACTCAGTCAGAAGCAATAAGGAAAGCAGTTGAGATCGTATTCCCTGACACTCGACATAGTTGGTGTTTGTGGCATATACTGAAGACAGTACCAGAGAATTTGGGGAGTTACGAAATGTGTGAACCCATAACAAATGCCATACAACATGCTGTTTATGATGCTTCAACAAAGAAAGAATTTGAGGACAGCTGGGCTGACATCATTAAAGCGTTTAAGGAGCTTGAAAGTAACGAATGGCTAACTAATTTATATGAAGAAAGGAATTATTGGGTTCCAGCTTTTGGGAAAGATACATTTTGGGCTGGAATGTTGTCCACACAGCACGGTGAAACCATGAATCCATTCTTTGATGGGAATGTGAGCTCCACGTCAACCATAAAGCAGTTCCTTGAGCAGTACAATGACATATTCAAGAGTAAGGTTCAGAAGGAAAACCAAGCAGATATTCAGTCTTTCAATTCGCAGATTCCTTGTGTAACTCATTTCCCCATAGAAAAGCAATTTCAACAGGTTTACACCATTGAGAAGTTTAAGGAATTTCAACAAGAGGTGATAGCGAAGCTATATTGTGAAGTATGCTTGGTAAGAGAGATGGATGGTGTGCTTGAATTCAGTGTGTCTGAGATTTTGGCTGTTGGAGAAGAAAATAATCAACATCATAGAACACTTGATTACAAAGTCTATTTTaacaaagaggagaaagaaattaATTGTTCTTGTTGCCTGTTTGAGTTTAGAGGAATCTTATGTAGGCATATAGTCTCTGTTCTTATTAAGATCCAGTCAGATATTACTGTTTCTTCCAAGTATGTTTTATCAAGATGGAGGAAGGATTTGAGTAGGCATCACACAAGGGTTAAAGTTTGTCATGATGATTGGAGTAGCAATTTCGAAGGCCAGCGATATCATTATCTTCTTAAGAAATTTGATGATGCAGCAGATTTGGCTGTGGCATCTGATGATGCCTGCAAAATATTGTGGAATTGTATTGATGATTTTCAGCAGAAGTTAAAGGTAAATGATGCAGTAAATGGGAACAATAAACCCAGTCTAACAAGTGGTGCTAAATCTGCTGGCTGTGAAGATACGGGTGAGTCCTTCGGGAGTGTGATTGATAAGAGTAAACTATTTAGCCCTATTCCTATAACCGTTGGATGGCAGGGATgtccatcaacaaaaagaaaggtGTCTACAGTTGAGCAAGCTGCAAAGAAATTAACTTGTACAAGGACTAATGGCCAATGCGAAACAAGTAAAGAGAAGGGGAATAAG GCCTCAGAAATGAAGCAAGTTGCTGATGATGAAGGAGATGGAATTGATATGCTGAGATCCCACGTAGTAGTTGATATTGACTCACAAGAAAGCATTAATATTCAG GCAAATTCACAAGTTGGCCCCATCTTTGATCAATATTATGGTCAGGCTACTGCAACTAAACAAG AAGCCAAGGCTGGACTCATCATAGAACCATTCATGGATCATCCAAGGAATATGAAGAACACAGGATAA